The Asterias rubens chromosome 1, eAstRub1.3, whole genome shotgun sequence genome segment GACTTAGCTCCTTCATAGTTCGGCCGAGTTCAAGTTCTGTGTGTTTAGTGCAGATTTAGttttttagttgttgttttgatGTCAGTTTTGTTGATTGCAAACTACAGGCAAGTTCGAGTAGCAACGTGGTCAATATGTATCAGTCAATATTCCATGGTAACCTAGGCCTACGCATGCAACATCCTGCTGGGTGCCAGGCAAAATCGCCCAAAATGGTTGACTTTTTACTACCTCCTCGAACTTGACCCATTTTTACAGATCAATTCTATCCAACGGAATTCTGCACCCTGGCACTCTCATAGTCTTGCAATGAAGTACCTGTAGTTGGTACACAAAGTAGGTTAATGCAATTTCTTTATTACTCTGTCCATGAAAGTccaaaaaaatgttgaggaattCCACCATTGTTAAACACACAGGACCCCTCTCTATGAATGACACACTCCAAGTTCAAGAATGGTTTATTTGCTCGGCGACTGTCCCGGTAATCCGACAACCTCCTCACCTCGTGATTTATTGTTACGGTTAGGTATCGAAGTATATacttgatgtaggcctactcagtGCTTTGTTTCAGGAACTAATTTGCGTAACTACGCTAGTTGTCATAACTGTGAACAATCATaaacatttataatttttgttttctacgaAGTGACAAATCAAAATTCACCACTTCATTGACAAATTCGCCACTCTATCACTCGAAATACACAGCACGTGTCACAGAGTGCAAACGAGTAGGCAGAAGGGCCCGGCACTTGCAGGCATATTATtggtgttatttatttattaaaaatattcaaactTCGCAGCCAGAGGCttgattgtgtttaaaatacagagcttcatacacaaaaaaaaaaaaaaaaaaaaaaaataataataataataatacagaaaaacatttaaatcaaACCCATATATTTGTAATTACATAGACAAAATATCCGAAGACTTTAATTGTTTTCAGACATATCGTCTAGAACAAGAATGTCACCGTATTGCAGGCACTCCAGAAAGGCCGGATACAAAACCCTCTAAATTTGGTTGGAAACAAACTTTTGAGGGAATTGAGTGAACTTTGACTATATTTTAGCAGACAAACCCCGCCGTATCCGACTGTTCCCACGTCAAAAGTGCGCACATAAAGGGGTGATATTAGACTTTCCCAGTCCCACTATATATAGAGTATAGTGTAAAGGTTGCATAAAATGAATTGTGTTAATAAtggttgttttgattttggtcAATAAACAGAAAAGATTCTGATGAATTCAAATAAATAGTTTCCGCCTGCCAGAGATAAAAATAGGCTATAGGCCTTATATTTCATCTGctgaaattgacattttccacaatgttttgatCATTATGATACACATTAGtggcattttttaattttgtttttatacaatgaACATAATGTGGATGTAACAGTGCCCGTCAATAAAGCACCGCTTACAAGTacccaaaacaaattgaaatgctCAGTGAGCATAAGATGCAAGCAAAAATTAAAGGGATACTTCTGTGGGTACTATTTTCGTGTGTGTGCcacttttgtaaacaattattatttggtGCTGTGTCGCGCGCATTAAAGGCAGTATGGACACTATtcgttattactcaaaataattttttgcataaaaccttaaatggtaacgagtaatggggaggggttgatagtcaacaacattgtgcgaaacagctccctctaaagtgatgtagttttccagaaagaagtaattttccacgaatttgatttcgagacatcagaattagatttttaggtctcgaaatcaagcatctgaagggtgcttttttctttcattattatctcgcaacatcgacgaccaactgagttcaaattttcagaggtttgttatcttgtgcatataatgagatacaccaagtgggaagactggtctttgcaattACTAGAGGCTCCAGTGTCTTTGGAACAAAGCGGCACCCTTGACGTGTCTCCCTGTGGTACACTCAAACAAAGGTTTGCATTGTTCTTGTATAAAATCAGTGGATGAGAAAACAGAACAATGCTAGTAAGAGAAACAATGCAATAAGGATCAAATCGGCCCAAACCACATGGACAAGTTTCAGTATAACAATGATTCAAATAAAGTTTCTATCATAATCCCTATGTAAAAAAGGTGTGAAATATTGTGcagatttattttatattttcatgatACGATGAAAACGGCAAAtcgatttttttaatttaacaatcGAAGTGGGCCATAGATTTATCCCATTGAATATAATCGATTTGTGTAAACAGATGCAGGAACCATACGTGGCTTGCAAAAAGAGCAGTGATTATTGACCACACATTTCCAGTATAGTACTAAAACATCGTCAATACGAGAACATCACACAACACGACAGTCATACGGACTGTATTAGCGTCCACGAGATTAGCTGATCACTCTCAGCCGTCGTTTTCACCGTCGGAACAAGCTGTTGAATTGACCCACCCGGGTATAGGGTTAATACGGCAACCGACGAGCCCAAGTAGGCCTACCCACTCTCCGAACCCATGGTCCAACATGTCTAAACAAAACGTGCCATTTTTCCTGGCCATATTTTCCTTGGTAATAATCAGTTGGAACTGCTTTATTAATTTGTACTTTACGCGCCAAAATATCCGATGTTTAAGGCTGGCCAACAACATAGACAACGCTTATGCCAATCTCCGAGACAACATTAAACTAAAAACGGCAGCCAAGTATAAGCTACAGCAGGACATCGATGATACGAAGACCAGCCAGCTGGCAACTCAACTGGCCAGTAGGGCAGCCACGTTGGAAAGGTTCCGCCAGCTTTACAAGGAAAACTTGAATCTTGAAATTCAATTGAAAGAGGAGCTGGAGAAGAAAGCTGAGGGGCAGGTGGAATACGGAAAGAAGCTGAAACAATTTGTCATCCAGCTTCTCAAGGATAGGGGTAATTTACGTGAGGAAATTGCAAGTGTGAAGACAAAATTGGTAAGTTTTGTATCATGGTTTTTATCATGGTTTTGTCACAGCAGTATAGGCATATACCCGTTCGTGCAATGCAACACGGGATTATGACGGCGGTTGTGACCAACAACCCGATCCCCGCTCCCTCCCACCCACTCCAGAATCTTACATCCACTGGATGTGCATGCTAAACACACATCACAACGACTTCTCGAAACACTGTGTGATATCAAGTTGCGTTTTGAAGCTTTGTATGGTCACGGGTCATAACAACCTAAACTTTAAAACTAATTAAGTATTGTTATAAAGACTCTTCTccgataccccccccccacacccccacacacacacccaaaCAAGGATAGTAttctttctacctccatgctctgatCTAAAAAGCAAGTCGTCCGAGAAAAATCTGCAGAGGCAGATTATGTCTCATCGTGTTTCGCAACTAATGATAAAAATCATCAATTCAAAAGTGTTTTCGGGTGGAAGGCCGAAACCACTGGATCATAATAAAAAATGAGAAATGAAATTgcgatgttttgttttgttttgttgcagcAAGGCATCAAAGATATGACTGGATGACGGAGAACAAAACGAAGCAAGCTGATTCCCGAGTTTTACATCGAGCCTCACACGGACATGATGTATCAGCAAAATAGCAAGTTAATCGGAAATCAGCGATGAACCTCATTAGTTTTATGTTCATCTTGAGACAAGATTCTTCTTCTTTAGGAGTTTCTTAAGATTATTCTTAAAGTAGAACTTCGATCCAAAACGATGAACATCCTCTTTTTAGACGTCTAGGCGagcgagggcgccctactggaAAGACATTATGTGCAAAAAGTCCTATTTGGCCATGGCAGTATTCTATTCTTCCATGTACCGCAAGGTTTTCACTGCATTGCTTCACAGGTTCACCCTCAGGAAATTCGATCTAGtgcaaattaaaaatattgctCTAATACACAGTGGTGTAAGGCCTCACagtttttcccaaaaactataCGTGCACATttacttgctaagcaaaacttgggTCACTCTGGTACAAGCACACACTTTAAACTTCATGGAATTTtcggctggttacctgtttctaTCACAATATTTCTGGCAtagcaagtttgtgtgattacatgttttatgaaattgggcccagtttgcaATGTGCGTTGAAAACACTGATGTTGCTTGATCTCTATTCATTTGTTTTGCCGCACTGCACCTGCAAAAACGCACTTAGCAGAAAACTATGTGGGGACATGTACTGTGGGCTCAAGTCTCTTGATGGTAGGAGCGTGGAGGTGTAGGAGATAGAAAGAAATAATTGCTCAGGTTTGCTGAAGGGCTTTCCAGTTCAGATCGTACAAATGGTCCCTTCCCTCCTCTGtactggggcccaatttcatagagctgtcgAGCAGATTATTTGTATAGACTTTTGCTCATGTTGTCCGATTCTCTTGGCAGTAGTTTCAGTTGGTAAATTTGAATGGTATCAATAAATACTATCACTTTCCTTTCTTAACCATACGGTTCAGAGATATCTTGGTTTTGTTTATGGCCAACTTGGATTAAGGGTCTGACCATCTGCTTTCTCGACCACTAACGGATAGGCTACTTTTAGGGAATATCTTCCTCCTGGATGAAGGAGGGGTTcagtaaaaacattttgattatATTAAAGATTGATGTTATGAGAAAGAACTGCAACGACACACtcgttttttaaaataatacttcAAAGGATTTACAAATCCCCTTTAATTAATGACCGTGTACACATCTGATGAAACTCTCTAAACTGCCgcgtttgctttgttttaattGACTTTGAATAGTAGGTTTAGGCCTAGCCCATCTTGTTGGGTTGGGATGTTAACTCTTCACATCGGTCTTGTCATTTTGCATGTTAtgatccttactctatgatcaaAGAGAGCCATAACATCCCAACAACTTGGGGacggttaaaggaacattacaaacattattttttgctaacaaaacagtagCTGGCAATGTTAGCACTTTAACCCACCAGTACATAAACTGAAaaatctgtagaagtttgtgatcgatcggccatctgggtccagagaaaatagtgaaagacaGATTACACATTTTGAATGACACCCTTtacacaaaaatgaataaaacgctcactgcgCGAtcaactccaaacgggaaacttcagacagaaatatttcaaggtatgttttctactatcatcatttaGACCGTGTACCTCAACTTTTATGTTAATCTGAGATCttagacaaggttttttcttaccaattctgtaatgttactTTATGGCCCAAGTACGCCTAAATCCCAACAAACACGGCTGAATGTACAACACTGGTTGTAGTTGCACGGTTTCCCAAACGGTGATATATTTGgttgacattttgaaatgatacaataaattttgaaatggaATATATACATTTTTGGATGACACCCTGTTTTTGCCGTTTCTATAATTAGTTAAAAATTTCACACctatcaaacaaacaatcagTGCAAACATTTTGTATATTGCTGCATCTTATACTAAGTTAATGCTGATAAAATACCTAGACCCACTTTTATGGCTTTGGTTTCACTCACTggcacaatatttttttgtacatttaGTATTAAGAAGAATATGCTACTTTTCAGCTTGAGATCGAACAAGCAAATAATTACTGCcgaacaattaataataatatatgcatGGCATGCCAATCTGAATATAATGACTATTAATGATTTCTTATATGAAAACAAAGGTTTGGGTCCCAAAACCCACTTCTGGATATTATACATAGtattaacaaaaaatagttGCAATGCATGTGCACATGGTCTGTCAAACATCAATCAAGATGACATTaacaaaagttattttaatATAATTACAAATTTGTCTCGAGTCTTCGACATTAAAAACCCCATTATTTTGGGATATTAAACACTCTGTTTTAAATCTATGTGCTGATAGTTTCTATTTATTTCTACACTTCAGCTGTTGAAAACTTTAATTTTATGAGGGCATTGTATTAAAAGATAGATTATATGATTAAGAATTACCCTGATTAAAAACTactgattttttaaatattgtataCTGGGAATGATAACTgtattcaggcatgcaactgtaacttcaccccAAAAGAGAAAATTACTAAGTTAATAAAataaagaggaaatcagctgatccgaggaaaaTTTGCTTGCCTGTATAATTATAATATGTTTTTCATTTCACAAAACGTCATAATAGATAAGCAGGGGGCACGGCAAGTCAATTTCACCACTTGAACATGAATACTTGTTCAGCATGGACTTTCAAAAATCCATTAACATTGTCTAAAatgaataacaacaaaaaattaactGAGGGGCACAGACATCTGTGAAGAGAGTATATCAAGAGGTATTGATATGgcgcaattattattatttaagttaCTTTTAAACTCTCAACATGGCGGACAGGATTGGAAAGTAGTAAGTGTGCAGCTCATTTCTCCCATTCTGTCTGCCATTTTTGGAGGCAAAATATATGCAAAAaactcgaactgcctctagctatcatgcaatctcggtagtctagttgataagacactactctagatttgcaagggtcgttggttcgaatcccacccagtgctatgcctgtgatatttttttccccatgaCTCAGGAAactaccgagtatacagtgtaaacacacattggtgtatgggtaaaaaaataaaaaaataatatcctttatcccgatgcaaatttaacatctattataaactTCAATCGTAGTAGTGTATGATCTCTCCATCCATTTTCCCCCAAGAATGCCTCTTGAATAGAGGTATCGATACAGCCCGCTGCCCATGGTAGACAGCGACAGGCTTGAATAGAGGTATCGATACAgcacgctgcccatggtagaCAGCGACAGGCTTGAATAGAGGTATCGATAAAGCCCGCTGCCCATGGTAGACAGCGACAGGCTTGAATAGAGGTATCGATACAGCCCGCTGCCCATGGTAGACAGCGACAGGCTTGAATAGAGGTATCGATACAGCCCGCTGCCCATGGTAGACAGCGACAGGCTTGAATAGAGGTATCGATACAGGCCGCTGCCCATGGTAGACAGCGACAGGCTTGAATAGAGGTATCGATACAGCCCGCTGCCCATGGTAGACAGCTACAGGCTTGAagagaggtatcgatacagcCCGCTGCCCATGGTAGACAGCGACAGGCTTGAATAGAGGTATTGATACAGCCCGCTGCCCATGGTAGACAGCGACAGGCTTGAATAGAGGTATCGATACAGCCCGCTGCCCATGGTAGACAGCGACAGGCTTGAATAGAGGTATCGATACAGCCCGCTGCCCATGGTAGACAGCGACAGGCTTGAATAGAGGTATCGATACAGCCCGCTGCCCATGGTAGACAGCGACAGGCTTGAagagaggtatcgatacagcCCGCTGCCCATGGTAGACAGCGACAGGCTTGTACATGAGAGAATTGActcataaaatggccgacattCTAGATGCACATTGTATATAGATCAATACGGTTCCATACACTGTCAAATTGTAACTGCTTCATTCCTTTGGCTtcagaaaattaaaagttcatttttattttacacaaatGAAATTATACCACAATTTTCGTGCATTTGTGTTTTCTAATACATAAACTTTTGCATTGATAAcgttttcataaaaattaataataataaaaaatggtgTTCTCTGCGACTTGTACTTGACAAGATCCTGCTTTTGTTACCACTCATTTAAAACAGGTCAACGCAAGTCTAAAAAAATTGATGATCTACCTAGCTGGTAAATCCCTTCTCCTAAAGGAAATTGTCCATAAATCAGTGCATAcacaaataaatcataaatgtaAAAAACCACTGCAACAGATAACAATTATGTACAAAGTACTTACTGCAGATCATACTTGGTGAACATTGGAAAGGCAAAACCACTTGCTGTGAGCTGACTACTTATAGCAGCTGTGGCTTCATTTCCACTGACTTGTAAATATCACTACAGCATTATAAGCCACGGCCACAGATGACCAACACAGTGTTACTGTATTATGTAAGCACACTACTTTTAAATTGGGACTGCAATACCACCACGGTAAGTTAGAAATTATAATCTGACAGTAAATTTAACAAACAACAAAGGCACATAATATCgtggttttgtacacattaaTAAAGAAAAGACCAACCACACAAAAAAGATGACTTCTTTATGAAGCAATGGTGTAGCTTCATCTAGTCGCTAGAGTAGCTTCATCAAGTATCAAAAAGTCATCCATTTTGTGTGGTTGGTCCTGTCCCTTGCTTCTTTTCATCACACAGTGCAAGCAGTCACTAATGGACAAATTTAGCGGTTGCCGAAAATGAAAACACAGACACAAACACTGCATCTGCCACATCAATGTGTTAAAATTTGGTCAGAATTCAGGAGCTTTAGAAAACTTGGCTTACAGCAAATTCTTGTTCAGCCAGAGGCGCTGAATTTGAATGAACTAGTAAGAGAAGGTTCAGCCAAGTTGAAATAGTACAAGGTTGTGTACTGAAACCTCATGATCTCCAGGTTTATCCAACCCGTATGGAAATTTCAAAACACCCTTACTGAAGGGTACAAATAATTTAAGGGTTACAATTTGACTACTAACATTTTAATTTATGATCGGGTAAGATTGACAAAATCCCAACTGCGTAtctatacaaaatatataaaagacAAACGGAATGAATAGGATTCTGACTTGATTACTTTACAAATTGGAGTTATTAATAAAAGCCATCAAATGCCAAATTTACCTATAAAGCTGCATTTCATAAAACCGATTTTGTGGCAAGTTTTTCCATAAAGCacagaaggaaaacaaacaaatgcctACTATAGATTCACTCTTGTTAAAAATTCATTGCACAactaaaataattacactgcatacaaaaaaaggtatacatttttaaaaggagcacgttgccttgaatcggtcgagttggtctttaaaaagcatttataaccgtttgctataaatggttagaaagatgtctaaaaagtagaatacaatgatccacacaaatttgcttaaaattgcgcagtttccttttactttgcaaactaacacggccagccatttatgggagtcaaaaatttatgggagtcaaaaatttcactcccataaatggccgaccgtgttagtcaacaagataaaaggaaaaccacgcaattttgagtgatacttgtgtggatcattatattctacttttaaattacctatcaaaccatatgcattttataataaacggttacacacgcttttcaaagaccaactcggccaatccaaggcaacgtgttcctttaagaatttTGGACACTGGTGCTAACAGCCCCTTCAACTCTGAGATATATCTTCTGTAGGTGGTACCCACTCAGGTTGTGTCACCACTTTGGGTGGCAGGACAGGAGTCTCGACTGTTGAGGAATCCTTGCAGGAGCAGAAGGGGAACGTCCCACAGCAAGGCTGCTTCCATGGACGCGGTAGCAATCGCAGCACATCAAACTGATCCTGCTGTTTGGTGATCCCACCTTGATGTTCAGCCACAGCTTCCTTCATTGTGTGGATGACCTCTCTAATCTCAGGGTCATTGGGGTCAAGTGGATTCTGCTCGGCGGGGTCACGGGTGATGTCGTATACCAGAGGTGGGTCATGGTGGTCTACGGAGTAGCCTGTACAACGACAGGCGTAGGTTCCGAAGCAACCCATGGTGCCATGAGGTCCTGGGACATGGATAACACTGCTGTAGTGAATCTTAAATACCTTATCAGAATCTGGGAAAAAAAGGATAGACCTTGAGATATCTGAGGAGAtaacagggctcaaatttggggaCAATTtgcaagactgcagggcttgggGCTCAAATCTTTACTGcacctgctgtcgatttcacaaaactcttcctaacttaggattaatcttatgatttaggacgagtcccaaccctgcactgtggcatgcagaccttaaggttaatcctaagtaaggacgagttactcgtcctaactagagataagacaagtcctaactctttctgaaatcgacggctggactctatttcacaaagcacttagATTCATCTTGAGACATGTAAGCTGAGTTGTCAACAAATAACAATAGCGATTTGTATTgggacatcacactttgcttagtaATTAAGATCGAAtggcagttaagatcaatcttagctctttgtgaaatggagcATTTGTCttgttaatttatatttatCAGACTCAtagataaacatttaaaaaaaaattaaatttgtacaaGATACTAAAAACACTAGACCACAGGACTTTCCCAGTTATGAGTTTACCGGCCCAGGGCTTAAAACACTGGCCCTGGGGCTGCGGTTCAGTGGAAACTTTTAAGTCTTTCATAATTTGACAGATGATGTAATAAAACGCATTGTGGAGATATCGGTGAGATATTTGAAAAGGAATCAGTACTTATGAATAGTTCATAGTGTTTAAGTATAGACCTAAATATTTTAAGCGTTACTGTAAACTTCACAATTAAAAGGAATGTGTGGTTTGTCATTTCAAACACTGAATGTTTAGACATTGACATCTTTATACTCAGTAGCCAAGATAGTGCCTCAGAATAGAACAGTTTTGTTACCCCAAACAGTTTGTTACTCCAGTTTGGACAGTCAGGTCAAATTCATTGTATGATGTGGGCAAACAAATGACGCAAAAATAGACCTCAGATGCGGCAATAATAGTAACCTTATCAGACATAAGTTAAAAAGATTGACAAATTAAACTATcacatttgttttgcattgataaCATTGTTACCCAAGTTTGGACAGTCAGGTCAAATTCATCATATGATGTGGGCACACAAATGACGCAAAAATAGACCTCAGATGCGGCAATAATAGTAACCTTATCAAACATAAGTTAAAAAGATTGACAAATTAAACTATcacatttgttttgcattgataaCATTGTTACCCAAGTTTGGACAGTCAGGTCAAATTCATCATATGATGTGGGCACACAAATGACGCAAAAATAGACCTCAGATGCGGCAATAATAGTAACCTTATCAAACATAAGTTAAAAAGATTGACAAATTAAACTATcacatttgttttgcattgataaCATTGTTACCCAAGTTTGGACAGTCAGGTCAAATTCATCATATGATGTGGGCACACAAATGACGCAAAAATAGACCTCAGATGCGGCAATAATAGTAACCTTATCAAACATAAGTTAAAAAGATTGACAAATTAAACTATcacatttgttttgcattgataaCGTTGTTAACCCAGTTTGGAGAGTTAGGTCAAATTCATCATATGATGTGGGCAAACAAATGACACAAAAATAGACCTCAGATGCGGCAATAATAGTAATCTTATCAGACATAAGATATAAGTTTGACAAATTTAACGATGATACGTGCACCGAGCTGCGTGCAAGTATTTCACAATCTCTTGGGGGGTTGTAGTAAAGTGGGTCAGAGATAAGAGTTTGGAGCCTGACTGAGTGATCACGTCACCTTTTAGTTGACATCGGTTTAAGTCATGCTGGGTGCTCGGCGGAAAGGCGGAAGGTTCAATGCACATGCAGACCTTATTTTGCCAGCAAATAGACGACAAATACCAATACAATGGCATAATTAGTAGAATTACCCCCAAAAGACATGATTTCTCATTCCCATTCAGATTTTAACCATCTAATCCTATAATACTTATTTCGTCTCTGTTTTCTGGAACCAAAATTGTGTCACCAGTTGCACATAATAACAGTTATCATAGTGGTTTTTCaaccaggcccaatttcaaagagctgcttaagcagagaattatGTAAGAGCCAATTCTGCTCctataagcaaataaataaaaaggataCTAGTCAAAGATTGTCATGCAACATGTTACTTTGaatggtaaccttattcaggTAAGCATGTGTTTTGTTGAGCATTGTGCTTAACTGCTTAACAgcttgtgcttagctgcttattgtgcttaagcagctctataaaataggGCCCAGACGTCCCAAGCTGGTATGACTAGCTTTTATAGActagctttttaattttaccTTTTGGGGTGTAGCGTGCCGCATGTAAGTAGCTACCACAGTAGTGATACATGAACTCATGGTGAGGACCGCTAGTCTTGCCTCGAGTCAATAACGGCATGAGATCTTTCCCATCATATACCCTGTCATTGGGGAGCTGTGCCCCAGCGATTCCTGCGATCGTTGGTAGCAGGTCTTCAAGCTTTGTGGGCTCTGAGATCTCTAAGCCTGGGGGAACGACTCCTGGATATTTCACGATAGTGGGGACACGAATTCCACCTTCCCAGGTGCTTGCTTTCCCACCTGTTGAAAATATTGGGAGGAAAATAATGTAAAACTGTTCAAACGGCCAAgtttgccaaaacaaaaatagatggTGTCGCCATGTGCCATGTCTACAAGAGAGTCTACTGATTCCATACTCATGCATGTCTGTGGgtaaaagaatttaaaaaagagAACAAGCTAAGAGGAAATACAACCAAGAGGAAGGTTGTTAGTCATTGGAAGTATGGGGAAATGTCAGTTAAAAGAACTATATATAGGGTTAAAATTGTGTGTGGCCAGGAAGATACAGGAAAATAAGGTCTCTTAAGGGTTACGGTTGAATCTTTCAGAAACAAATTTTACCTTTAAAAACGCCGTTCCATCCTCCCTCACGTACACCGTCCTCTGAAAACTCCTCCACATGACCTCCGTTGTCCGAGGTCAAATAAATGAAGGTGTTCTCGTCGACACCAAGTCTGCGCAGCGTCCTCAGAATTTCTCCCACACTCCAGTCCATCTCCTCCAGGGTGTCACCGTAAAGACCGTGCTTGCTTCTGCCAAGAAACTTTTCTGAACTGAAGAGGGCCGTGTGCGCCTGAAGAAATGACATGACGAGTAAGAAAGGTTTGTCATGATGCCCTTCAAGGAAATTGACGGCCCGTCGATGAATTCTCTCGGTGAGATTGGCATACTGAAGAGGCTGCTCCACGACTCTTTGATTCTCCATCAGGACGCAGTTCATCATGCGAATTGACTTGATGAAGGCAAAGAAACTTCCGCACAGGATTGCCCCCGTACCGACAAAGATCACAAACCCACACAGACCGATGTAGCGGTGCTTCCGGGCAGTGTACGCAGCCCACAGCACAGCCAGAAAAGTCAGGACAATGTCCCGGTAAATGTGGGGGTCCCATGCGATAAAAACATTGCTGTTGCTACCGCAGTCACGTAAGTTTGTTAGTGGAAGGCCAAAGAAGTAATCAAAGC includes the following:
- the LOC117291272 gene encoding uncharacterized protein LOC117291272, encoding MSKQNVPFFLAIFSLVIISWNCFINLYFTRQNIRCLRLANNIDNAYANLRDNIKLKTAAKYKLQQDIDDTKTSQLATQLASRAATLERFRQLYKENLNLEIQLKEELEKKAEGQVEYGKKLKQFVIQLLKDRGNLREEIASVKTKLQGIKDMTG
- the LOC117300929 gene encoding steryl-sulfatase-like, producing MELSWTSLSLIATLSCTILCTNALLNSSPQPQSKPTNFVVFIMDDVGMGDLGCFGNGTIKTPNIDGLAKEGAKLTHHLALPLCTPSRAALMTGRLPIRYGMGSRHIMRVFTFLSAKAGLPSSETTIAEVLKDTGYSTALVGKWHLGSMCEAENECSHPNGQGFDYFFGLPLTNLRDCGSNSNVFIAWDPHIYRDIVLTFLAVLWAAYTARKHRYIGLCGFVIFVGTGAILCGSFFAFIKSIRMMNCVLMENQRVVEQPLQYANLTERIHRRAVNFLEGHHDKPFLLVMSFLQAHTALFSSEKFLGRSKHGLYGDTLEEMDWSVGEILRTLRRLGVDENTFIYLTSDNGGHVEEFSEDGVREGGWNGVFKGGKASTWEGGIRVPTIVKYPGVVPPGLEISEPTKLEDLLPTIAGIAGAQLPNDRVYDGKDLMPLLTRGKTSGPHHEFMYHYCGSYLHAARYTPKDSDKVFKIHYSSVIHVPGPHGTMGCFGTYACRCTGYSVDHHDPPLVYDITRDPAEQNPLDPNDPEIREVIHTMKEAVAEHQGGITKQQDQFDVLRLLPRPWKQPCCGTFPFCSCKDSSTVETPVLPPKVVTQPEWVPPTEDISQS